A genomic stretch from Strix aluco isolate bStrAlu1 chromosome 12, bStrAlu1.hap1, whole genome shotgun sequence includes:
- the ZFAND6 gene encoding AN1-type zinc finger protein 6 isoform X1 — MLSYSRMFSAQQNDLASESAPLSTFVEEGKMAQETNRSQVPMLCSTGCGFYGNPRTNGMCSVCYKEHLQRQNSNGRISPPATSVSSITESLPVQCTEGSTQETQSTLDSTSTPSMQPSPVSSQSLLTESVASSQPDSTAVDKTVPETEDLQASVSENAEPTPEEQDKSLDKPKQKKNRCFMCRKKVGLTGFECRCGNVYCGMHRYSDVHSCSYNYKADAAEKIRKENPVVVGEKIQKI; from the exons ATGTTATCATATAGcagaatgttttctgcacaacagaaTGACCTTGCGTCGGAATCTGCACCTTTATCGAC GTTTGTAGAAGAAGGGAAGATGGCTCAAGAAACTAACCGTAGCCAAGTGCCTATGCTTTGTTCCACTGGTTGCGGATTTTATGGGAATCCTCGTACAAATGGCATGTGTTCAGTGTGCTACAAAGAACATCTTCAAAGGCAGAACAGTAATGGTAGAATTAGCCCTCCTG CAACTTCTGTCAGTAGTATAACTGAGTCCTTACCGGTTCAGTGCACAGAAGGCAGCACCCAGGAAACTCAGTCAACTTTAGATTCTACATCGACTCCATCTATGCAGCCAAG CCCTGTGTCAAGTCAGTCACTTTTAACAGAATCTGTAGCATCATCCCAACCGGATAGTACGGCTGTGGACAAAACAGTACCTGAGACAGAAGATTTGCAAG CTTCAGTGTCAGAGAATGCAGAGCCTACACCTGAAGAACAAGACAAGTCACTtgacaaaccaaaacagaaaaagaatcgTTGTTTCATGTGCAGGAAGAAGGTTGGACTTACTG GGTTTGAATGTCGGTGTGGAAACGTTTACTGTGGTATGCACCGTTATTCAGATGTACACAGTTGCTCTTACAATTACAAAGCCGATGCTGctgagaaaatcagaaaagagaaTCCTGTAGTTGTTGGGGAAAAGATCCAGAAGATCtga
- the ZFAND6 gene encoding AN1-type zinc finger protein 6 isoform X3: MFVEEGKMAQETNRSQVPMLCSTGCGFYGNPRTNGMCSVCYKEHLQRQNSNGRISPPATSVSSITESLPVQCTEGSTQETQSTLDSTSTPSMQPSPVSSQSLLTESVASSQPDSTAVDKTVPETEDLQASVSENAEPTPEEQDKSLDKPKQKKNRCFMCRKKVGLTGFECRCGNVYCGMHRYSDVHSCSYNYKADAAEKIRKENPVVVGEKIQKI; this comes from the exons AT GTTTGTAGAAGAAGGGAAGATGGCTCAAGAAACTAACCGTAGCCAAGTGCCTATGCTTTGTTCCACTGGTTGCGGATTTTATGGGAATCCTCGTACAAATGGCATGTGTTCAGTGTGCTACAAAGAACATCTTCAAAGGCAGAACAGTAATGGTAGAATTAGCCCTCCTG CAACTTCTGTCAGTAGTATAACTGAGTCCTTACCGGTTCAGTGCACAGAAGGCAGCACCCAGGAAACTCAGTCAACTTTAGATTCTACATCGACTCCATCTATGCAGCCAAG CCCTGTGTCAAGTCAGTCACTTTTAACAGAATCTGTAGCATCATCCCAACCGGATAGTACGGCTGTGGACAAAACAGTACCTGAGACAGAAGATTTGCAAG CTTCAGTGTCAGAGAATGCAGAGCCTACACCTGAAGAACAAGACAAGTCACTtgacaaaccaaaacagaaaaagaatcgTTGTTTCATGTGCAGGAAGAAGGTTGGACTTACTG GGTTTGAATGTCGGTGTGGAAACGTTTACTGTGGTATGCACCGTTATTCAGATGTACACAGTTGCTCTTACAATTACAAAGCCGATGCTGctgagaaaatcagaaaagagaaTCCTGTAGTTGTTGGGGAAAAGATCCAGAAGATCtga
- the ZFAND6 gene encoding AN1-type zinc finger protein 6 isoform X4, translating to MAQETNRSQVPMLCSTGCGFYGNPRTNGMCSVCYKEHLQRQNSNGRISPPATSVSSITESLPVQCTEGSTQETQSTLDSTSTPSMQPSPVSSQSLLTESVASSQPDSTAVDKTVPETEDLQASVSENAEPTPEEQDKSLDKPKQKKNRCFMCRKKVGLTGFECRCGNVYCGMHRYSDVHSCSYNYKADAAEKIRKENPVVVGEKIQKI from the exons ATGGCTCAAGAAACTAACCGTAGCCAAGTGCCTATGCTTTGTTCCACTGGTTGCGGATTTTATGGGAATCCTCGTACAAATGGCATGTGTTCAGTGTGCTACAAAGAACATCTTCAAAGGCAGAACAGTAATGGTAGAATTAGCCCTCCTG CAACTTCTGTCAGTAGTATAACTGAGTCCTTACCGGTTCAGTGCACAGAAGGCAGCACCCAGGAAACTCAGTCAACTTTAGATTCTACATCGACTCCATCTATGCAGCCAAG CCCTGTGTCAAGTCAGTCACTTTTAACAGAATCTGTAGCATCATCCCAACCGGATAGTACGGCTGTGGACAAAACAGTACCTGAGACAGAAGATTTGCAAG CTTCAGTGTCAGAGAATGCAGAGCCTACACCTGAAGAACAAGACAAGTCACTtgacaaaccaaaacagaaaaagaatcgTTGTTTCATGTGCAGGAAGAAGGTTGGACTTACTG GGTTTGAATGTCGGTGTGGAAACGTTTACTGTGGTATGCACCGTTATTCAGATGTACACAGTTGCTCTTACAATTACAAAGCCGATGCTGctgagaaaatcagaaaagagaaTCCTGTAGTTGTTGGGGAAAAGATCCAGAAGATCtga
- the ZFAND6 gene encoding AN1-type zinc finger protein 6 isoform X2 yields the protein MFGDCSSCLAPSESSKKLTRFVEEGKMAQETNRSQVPMLCSTGCGFYGNPRTNGMCSVCYKEHLQRQNSNGRISPPATSVSSITESLPVQCTEGSTQETQSTLDSTSTPSMQPSPVSSQSLLTESVASSQPDSTAVDKTVPETEDLQASVSENAEPTPEEQDKSLDKPKQKKNRCFMCRKKVGLTGFECRCGNVYCGMHRYSDVHSCSYNYKADAAEKIRKENPVVVGEKIQKI from the exons ATGTTTGGAGATTGTTCTTCCTGCCTGGCTCCTTCAGAATCAAGCAAGAAGCTTACAAG GTTTGTAGAAGAAGGGAAGATGGCTCAAGAAACTAACCGTAGCCAAGTGCCTATGCTTTGTTCCACTGGTTGCGGATTTTATGGGAATCCTCGTACAAATGGCATGTGTTCAGTGTGCTACAAAGAACATCTTCAAAGGCAGAACAGTAATGGTAGAATTAGCCCTCCTG CAACTTCTGTCAGTAGTATAACTGAGTCCTTACCGGTTCAGTGCACAGAAGGCAGCACCCAGGAAACTCAGTCAACTTTAGATTCTACATCGACTCCATCTATGCAGCCAAG CCCTGTGTCAAGTCAGTCACTTTTAACAGAATCTGTAGCATCATCCCAACCGGATAGTACGGCTGTGGACAAAACAGTACCTGAGACAGAAGATTTGCAAG CTTCAGTGTCAGAGAATGCAGAGCCTACACCTGAAGAACAAGACAAGTCACTtgacaaaccaaaacagaaaaagaatcgTTGTTTCATGTGCAGGAAGAAGGTTGGACTTACTG GGTTTGAATGTCGGTGTGGAAACGTTTACTGTGGTATGCACCGTTATTCAGATGTACACAGTTGCTCTTACAATTACAAAGCCGATGCTGctgagaaaatcagaaaagagaaTCCTGTAGTTGTTGGGGAAAAGATCCAGAAGATCtga